The Schistocerca nitens isolate TAMUIC-IGC-003100 chromosome 6, iqSchNite1.1, whole genome shotgun sequence DNA segment ggaaatgctagaattaacaGCACCGTTTCCCTACGGCCTTCGCCGTcccgatcatctgatcttaatccttATTGCTTCTGGCTGCGGGGCTATCTGAATGATGATGTCTCCAGtcttccgattgcaaacttacctGCATTGAGGGCACAAATTGCGCaatacattctgaacgtgaccccggaaacacatcGGATTTGgttttgattcatgctttttatgcgatttttggcctcgGGAGAGTTAAGAACCTATGTGATTGGCactttttgtgcggtttttggcctcagggctcTTAAAAAGCGACGTGATTCATGGTTTTaatgcggtttttggcttcaggacaattcAAAACCGTTTTTTCCCATCCGATCTGATATGACTTTTCCGTGGTGGAtgtgcttacgtaactaacagtatcgtaCCTGTACGGccatgcacactgagcagtacaCCTTAGGCATTATTGTACGATTCATTTGTCTTTTGTAGTCGACCAATAATAAATTATGattcttacagtgccatctattgctacattatgtgactatttatttttcttctgtcacatattatccccttctccgataatattccgttgcaatttgacgttattctgaccagtagtgttatttctacagcgtttcgaaagtttaaattcacttataaccaccctgtaccttTTTTTACGAGGGAGGATTGGGAGTCCTCAACTGATTTTGGGAAACACACTGAACTTCTGACTTGTCTGATTACAAGTTTTATGCACCACTATTCATTTCATCTTGAATCACTTAGTCCTAAACTTTCTCAACCCCTCCGCTGTTTCCGCTGCGCTTACCAGTGGATTTCCCTCAGCACTACTGTTGTTGACGCCCTTGATTTTCTCCGACAGTTATTTTGTCTTCCCTAAATGCTTAATCTGTCCATCCGTGAACTATTTGCTTTTCgattttttcattttattcctgAAAGAAATTCATTAGAGATTCGCTGCACAACCTATTTACTTACATTCTTGTATTTCTTAGCTTTCCcaaagatttttctgtttccttcttttGTTAGTCAACGGAACTTTTTGCTCTTTTACCTACAGTACTCTTAGTTATATGTCATCTTCCAACTTCGTCCAACTGGTGTTATTAACCTTTTCTTGGGTGTACGTTCTGCTTCAGCTGAACTATGTACTATCGTAATCACTATCGCAGTACCCACAGTCTGAGATACTTGCAAATGAACATCATTCCACAGAGCTTCAGTATCCTGCTTCTCACCGCATCCACTTTTCCTGaaaattctcttaaacttcagtttattCCTCACAATCCACTATCTGATATCGGAACATATGCCTCATAGAGATGCAATTCGGCTGATATCGTCAATAAGCTCGAAACCTGTTTCAACTATATCTGCTTCTCTTGTGGTTTTCGAACGCTGTATTTGCTACTAGTTACTGAAAAATCATTTATTCTCTGGGTTATCTTTTCTCACTCTTCCTTATTGCCTTTACGCGTCGTATTCTGCTGTATTCCTTCTTTCCCTATCGTTAATTGGTCGTTATAGTTCTCCAAGTGTATTAAATTTTTACCTGCCTTTACATCACTGAATTACAAATAACCGCCGAATATATtttagtaagccggccgcggtggccatgcggttctggagctgcagtccggaaccgcggggctgctatggtcgcaggttcgaatcctgcctcgggcatggttgtatgtgatgtccttaggttagttaggtttaagtagttctaagttctaggggacctatgacctaagatgttgagtcccatagtgctcagagccatattttagtAAAAGCTCTCGTTAATGAGAATATATACCAAATTTGATGCGAGGTTGAATTATCACAAGTCTGAAACTTTCGTGAAGGTACTTCATTAGGATAACTCTATCTTCAAACGTGGTCATTGTCGGATTCAAATATGTCTAAAAAATATAAGTTTAAATACAGCCTAATACTAATTTATAATTCTATGAAACATTCTGTTGATCGCAAACTGCTCACCAAACGGTTCCTGAGCATTTACTTCTTATACGTTCTGGCTGAATGTAAATTTGCTACATCGTCACATGTTTATGAATGTTCCTGGTACGTTCAACTGCGTCGTAATGTAGCTGGACGACCGACCTACCAATGTTCTTGCGTTCTACAGCGAACGCCTCAGCGATGCCAGCTACATCACGCTTAGGTCAAAGTTCCTGCGAACTTACGGGTAATTAGCCCTCTAAATGCCAAGAGCACTTCTTGCTGTGAAGGATCCTTAGAAGAAGTGGAAGTAAAGCCAACTTACGCATTGGTGTATTTATCTTCCATGTGTAGTTATAGGCATGAAAATCTAGCTTTGGAAACAGCTATGAAACGTCAAATACCTGCGTCGTAAGTGCTGTGGCGCTTTAGCGATTGGCAAGAAGCCAGAAATATAAGAAATCTTTCTCTACAGGAAACTAAAACTTTGCTTCTAGTAAATGAACTGTGACATTTTCAGGAGGGAAGTTGAAAGATAAATTAAATAGCTCTTATGTCATGGAATTATCCGTTTTGTTCAGGTACTATTACTGAAGATAGGCAAATGTCCGTAGGCCAGTATGTATGGAACCAATACCTTTCATATAATTGAGGGTTCAGTTAACGAGGGATAGGGAGGGTAGAAGATCATGACGAAGATGTTAAGAATAAATTTGAACTTTCAACTACAACGAATTATTGCAAGTAAAATTGTTACTATCTGTTCAGTATCAAAATAATCGACAGCGAGTTTACCAGATAATTATTTTAtaagatttgaaagaaaaatatttaaggtaAGAAAATAAATTGTTGGCGCCATAAAACAACTGTTCGAATATCTTCTATCACTAAACTTCGTTGTCATTTTCTCTTCCAATTTATGAGTTCTTGATGGTTGTATACTAGAGATCTTGACAATATTTTACTGTAGGCTGGCCGTCAGTCTCTCAATATACTAGTAATTCTAACCCCTAGCTTCATGTACTGCTTCGGAATCTAGCTCAGTAAacttgtggcgacgtcatttatccactgcgccaaaaacagcgggtgaaagctgcagctgatagatatttatctttgccgtagtcggcttggttacgagttcttcattcttgtcaatttttgatctgtgcttggaaaataaaatgttttctcatctcatgaaaaagctgttacttcataaaatataaaggcttccatagtggtgaccccgaaaaatcgtagcagaagcataaagaaaatatatataccgacgagaataatgaattcagagacaaaagcatggggcagtggaatcaagattgaagactacagtctgttcgaccaaggatcgcggtatacgccctttgattcgccacaaaacggaacgacatatgttaacgcaaaagatgggagtacctacgcgcgacacggaaatgttaagcttgCCGCGCTCTGGCCGACGCGCACCCAGCTTTGGTTCACGCAGGCTGAATGCATAATTCGGCAGCGTGGAgtgtctaacaacattgacaaatttaatatagtggtttcacatctaaatttagaagtgatagagcaagtagaagaaaccttgtcgcaacaaaattacGTTGTTAAAGGAAGCTCTCAAacagcattatacgttgtcaccagatttgcgactacaaaaaattttcgcatacgaagatttgggcgacaagactccgtcacaagtactcaaagccttacgtacattagccggctcggaactcctacctgaagagtcCTTACGTGTAGtatggcttcgtaaacttcctgccaacatctgtgccgtcattgcagcagaaacagacttaccattgtaagtcttagcaaaaaaggcagacatcatcgcaaacaccttaaccgaagtttctgcgtgttccgaattcaactacagcctggatagaggcccaagaacgtgtagtgtgatggaatctgacgtcagtgagccaggaacatgcaataatGCTTCCCAACAGCAGCGCTCATCGACCGAACCCAGCATACAGCAACTGGCAacacaagtggcaaaactcaacgtgcaagtaacttcacaccaccaccagctacgaagtcgcagttggaaaagacgaagaaatgctatccaacaggatctgacagatcaatggtgctggtaccacagacgcttcggtaacactgcccgtcaatgtattcaaccctgcagctacccaaacttaaaaggcgggcgttaaagggcgctaacgttcgtcaacaacaacataggcgcccgagccatagcgtgattcaaagaggtgaaaacgccacggtatctgcagtcaaccaatcataccgattgttcgtgttggacctctcttcaggtgaaaagtttctgattgacacaggttcagaagtcagtgtttatccaagaaagagaggtgatatactcacgacaacaacgcaacatgtgctgactgcggcaaacaattccagagtatctatggtgagaaacagttggcattacatctTAATTacaacttccatccaaaatggactattgtggttgctgatgtgccgagtcctataGTTGGAGCGGACTTTTTACAAAGCTACCGACTTAGGCCCGACCTGGTTAACTgtcgtttggtgacagttcccacagaagggatattgcctaTTGCGTCTTCCGCGTCGTttcaagtgcagtgcgatgtgcccgtgtctttccgcacgaagatttccggctACTCTACCGCGTCATCCAcgtcgggatattgtgatacgatttcgtacccgcaactaagcggggcgtacacgtgtgcgtcacgcaagaagacacccgacagtcgtaacgattcgtatattgtaggcaatatcagagcactgtcggaggaatcactttttcgtaaactgcttcaagactttccagcacttaccgaacccgtcaacgcaaccaggaaatgcagacacaatactcaacaccacatcagcacgacacaaggtcaacccgttgccttccgcccgcggcgtctgcctccagagaagctgctcgcggcgcgagctgagttcgacagacttctaaaaacaggtattgtaagtcaccctcaaacgtggaggccaaagaaacagcagagagtctcgccgagccctcggtttcagaagaggacaacgaagcagcaagtgcagaacaggagcagccattgcctgcaccagatattttcacgagagctggtagaaaaatcaaatGCAAGTTTCCCCACACACCTGGTGCACCCTgtttcaaaaggaggggggctgatgtggcgacgtcatttatccactgcgccaaaaccagcgggtgaaagctgcagctgatagatatttatctttgccgtagtcggcttggttacgaatTGTTTATTCTTGTCAGTTTTTGATCAGTGCttcgaaaataaaatgttttctcatgtcatgaaaaagctgttacttcataaaatataaaggctcccataaacTTAAAAACCTAGATGGGGTATTAAAATGACGCAACAGAATAGTGATGTCTTCATCTTATACTGTTTAACCTGCACTTAGGAAAAGTAAAAGAAAGAGAAGTGGAATGAAGTTCAGTGTGCGCGTAAACCAATGACAGTATTTAATGTTCATAAATTGCAAGATTTCACGAGACGTATATAAAAGAAAGAAGAGATCATCGTCCCAGTAAGCTTTCCTGGCCAAAGAAGCATACTGATATCgtaatataggccttaatttgacagCGTATCTCTAGAGCACAACGTTGCATGGAAGAGGAGTGTCGACTGTGGAAAAATCGGGACAGTAAGATTCATATCGTTTGATACGTGGTGTTACAGATGGATACTGATTATTCAGAGGAAAAGTAAGTAATTAAGACGTTGATCGTAGAACTGTTTGAAAATGACTGCATGGTTCACATAAACTAGAATGGGGGGTACCTAGTGAATTAAGATATCCGGAAATAAATTGCATATGCCAGCGGAGAACGTAAAGTGAAATATATACTGGAAAGAGTGGAAGATGTTGGCTGTAAGTGCTGCTATAACATGGTGAggttggcaggccacatcaaacaagTTAAAAGTCTGAAAGGCCATGGGGATGGGAGGAGCGAGTTAAAACTGTATTAGCGAAGAATTCGTCCAGTGAATGTGGATGTAGTGTCTCATTTGGCCGCTAAATGAACTAAAAGGTGCTTTCATGAATAGTGCAGTTGGCAGTACCTTCAGCCATGTACTCTACAGAGgtttccagtgcaggtttacgtaaTGATGTAGATATCATATCATGAAAATCGATACCATAGACGAGCATTGCTCTGTTTACTTACACTTTAATTTGCAGCAGTGTAGCGAAATTATCAGATTCAGTGGGTTCTCTTTGTACTTCTGGAGAATCTTGAGCAAGGATATGTAGTTCTACGTGGGAAAACGGAGTaggaaaagaaataattcaaaGCTGTTTATTCTGAGAAACATTTGGCATTCGTAAATGTTTTATTGTTGAGCTTCACATCAAAGTATTTCAAATACGTTTACACAACGTAAGATGTTCATTGTGAAGGAAAACATAAAACATCTGATGTTAACGGATTACTCACGAAGATGATTCATTGAGACAGTGCTTTAAATCTAAGAATAATTAATTACCGAATAATGAAGTATGTACATCTCTGGCACAGCGAGGTTACTACACACGAACTGCACAGATTTTATCTCACATTTTACCTTCATATTTCTTATACATGCCGTAGTTAACGCTAAATAAAATACTGGCAAATGCTTTACGTAATTGAGAAAATTATCCTGAAAATATAGtaacaaaaaaaaggaaatggcAAAGCGTCATGGCTATCCGTAGTCATTTCTCATATGAACAACAGAAGCGGCGTTTGACGATCCGTAATTCTACTGTCAAACATTACACAGGCCCGGTGTATCCTGTACCCTGAAGGGACTCTTCACTCCACCTGTCGAAACGCGCTAACATGTCCGGGGTCAGTCGACCGTCAACGTCGTCGTTTCCTGTGCCCAAAGGGTCCTCTCCGCTGGCAGCTATCCGGAGCCCAGTGAACCGCCTCAGCGACTGAAACGTCTCCAAATGTTCCATCAGCATGTTCACTTCTTGGTCAGTCAGCCTCTTGCCTAGGAAGTCAGCAGTTCTTTTGATGATTTCCTGAAGACACTGAAACGAGCGAAGAGAACATTTACGTGCATGTAACTAAAATGAAGTTTACACATCCTAATACTGAAATAATTATTGATTATTTAATATTTGACTATGAATAAGAACGTCCCGATTTAGATTCCTGACACaatgaatatggaataaaaattgtAACAACGATCGAATACTTTCGGTAAAAGCAGTCTCCCTCTTTCTAGAAACGGATTTGTCAAAGACGGATGAGGTGAGGGACACAAGCGCGAGAAATATCAAAACCGTATTGTTCTTCCACCATGTAGCTTGAGTACGAGTTATGGAGAGAAAGTGGCCAATTATCAGTCAGTTTCTTTAATTGCCGTGATTACATAATGGCACTGTTTCTAAGAAATAAAACTCAGTTGTCACCTGCCAGTTCCCTATTGTCAAAAGAAGAAGTAGCACGATAACAGgcgcttaaaaaatggttcaaatggctctgagcactatgggacttaacatctgtggtcatcagtcccctagaaattagaactacgtaaacctaactaacctaaggacatcacacacatccatgcccgaggcaggtttcgaacctgcgaccgtagcggtcacgcggttccagactgaagcgcctagaatcgcacggccacaccggccggcgacaggcGCTTACACATGTTTTTAACCAACATCGAAATCTACAACTAATACCGAGTTACTACTGAAGCGTAAAACTGTtatcgaatttaagttgtttgtagagCACACTCACTTAACACCATAAGAGCGAAACTGTGACAGACGTTACCATACaccaattaaaaatttttatttggttccGTCAAGTTATCTTCTAACAATATGTAATGTTTCTACCTTATGATGTACCTACGAAATAGTGATAAAAATATTTGAAGACTTGTATCGATAGTAGATTTATAGTGGCCAGTAATAGTTGGAATAGCTTTGTCTTAACTACCGTCAAGATATTTAATGATGAGGAACATCGCACTTACTCTACATTCGATCATCAAAGACTACGTGTCATCTTACGAAGTCCATATGCTCTTTTCTTCTCATAAATTACTATCACAGGTTTTCAAACCCTTTGAGGTGCGAAATTTcagaatatgaaataaaatgagcAGTACTCAGTAGATATAAATACACAACAATGAATTGCTCCAGTCCCTACTGCTAATGACGTTGACAAGAACCAGACATAGAAGTTATACTTTTCTCTACTTTTAAGTCACTCTTCTGTGACCTACCTTTAAAGCGACAGTCATTCTACAGCCCAACAATTTAATTGCGCAAAACAGGTTAGGTAACTGGAGATACAAATGATGCATAAGAAAAAATCCTGCAATGAATTACCTTGTCTCCAatgccatattaaatgtgtaactGTGCATCAACAAACACTGTAAActcaaaaaagaattgcaagaacaTAATGAAGCTTAAATCTTTGAGagactgaaaacaaaattattcgAATGACTAAAGAGAAAAAGGGAGAAATTATTCGACAAATTTTGGTGCCGGAAACGGAAGTAGATGGTGGATAGGTGTCAAGAAGCAGTAAACAATTCAATAAAAATATCTCTAAAATTCTCATATTCATTACGGAAGAGATATGTGCAAGTGATAATAAATGTCAACAGACAgtttaaacaaaaaaatgtttaatctGTTATGTTGCTAAATGATAGAACTCTCTACCGTTCTTCATAATGCTATGGTCTTAGATGTGAAGCTCATCTGCCATCGTATGCTATACTCTATTCCGTACAAGTGGTTTTGCATATACGTTGTGTATCGTTCATACGTGCTATGTAAAGCTGTGCACATTTTGTTACACACAGTGAAATGTGATGAACGCTCTAGTTTTAACTGAAATTCCATTACCTGCTTCATTTCTTCTACTGTGTTGAAAAGTAGGTGCGATTCTCCCCTCTTTTTCCAGAATCCCAACACATGGTTCCAGTATGGAGTGTAGAAAactgaaaaattgaaacaaatagttgaGTATATGAAAACAGCACAATTAATATGCATTATTTGCCGTATAATGCAGCACCAAAGGTGATGTTGGCTTGGAATGTTGAGATCCTTTGTACATACTCTTGTGGCCCTTAAAATCGCTACTTCAAAACTATATCAATTAACGAAATTTATCGTAATTACTGTGCATGTGCAGTAACGGTAGGGAGAATATGTAATTATATCTATAGATGATTTCTGTGTATACATCATGCGATATTTAGTAGGCAGAGCTACCATCCCTGGCGCGGCGAAAAGGAGCACCGGAGCACCGGAGCACCGAGAACCAAGAGTCGTTCTAAGTGACGGGGTGCTAGTGTTGTTTCCAGTATTGTTGTGCAGACTGGGGTTACccatctctcttttttttcccgCGACAACGGGAGAAGCAACGCAAAAATTGTCGCCGTCCTGAGAACCCATAACACTCCACTCGTTATGTGTGTGGATACCTGCTGTGCTGTAAACGAGTCACTTCCTTAAGCAAGGCACTTGACGTGGACGTAAGATGCTGTACGGACGATACAAAATTGTCACCAGCAATGCTACTACGGTGGGGTCATTCAGATTGGCATTGAATATGACCCTCTTGAACCTATCGATTCCGTGTTCACATGCCAGTCATAGGGTCCTAAAAAACGTGAGCAGCAACAGCAGACCCAATAGAACACAATCCTGGCGCTATCAAACAACAACCCTAAAAACAAGCCAAAACACTTTGTTGGATGGCAGGGAGGGGAATGGTTAGAATAATGTCAATATTTCAGTCTCGAGCTGCAGGTAACATTCTTCATTTAAGCAATTTCGGTCTACAGACCATCATCACGTTCTCTAGAAGAATTTACAGCGTTATGTTAGGTGAAATCACTGACTTCGAGATAACAAAACCATTCATCCGACTCTGATGTCACATCGTAACACAATGCAAATGCTATGCAGTGCACTGCCTGACACTATTTATATAGTGACAATGTAATTTGTATTAGTATGTGAGAATAATGACAGTTACACGGGGTTTATTATTTAGCGGAAATGATATCTTCGCCTACTATGATGCTGTAAATCTTTTTAAGTAAGAACTTGTTCCTGGTCTCTACACCGAAACTGGttgataaaaaaagaaatatattagcAGCTGAAGGCGGTAATCATGACATATTTCGAACAGTTACAAGCTGTAGAAAATCACTTATCGAAAACATATTGTAcaacgaaacttcttggcagattaaaactgtgtgccgaatcgagattcgaactggttcaaaaaaatggctctgagcactatgggactccacttctgaggtcatcagtcccctagaacttagaactacttaaacctaactaacctaaggacaccacacatatccatgcccgaggcaggattcgaacctgcgaccgtagcggtctcgcggttccagactgtagcgcctagaaccttacggccactccggccggcgagattcGAACTCTGAACTTCAACttccgcgggctagtgctctaccatctgagatgcgCAATACGACAGACGACCGTGTGATTCTGCACGTATcttgtctgctaccttccaaacttcaagaagctctcctgcaaaccttgcagaactagagctcctggaagaaaggatattggtgagTCATGGTTTAACCGCAGCCTGGCaaaagtccagagttcgagtcgaggtccggcagacagtttaaatctgccaggataTTTTATATCAGGGCACACTACGCTGCATAGTAAAAACCTGAAatatcccccaggctatggctaagcctttcttccaggagtgctgtttCTGTGAGGtttgctggagagcttctgtgaagtttggaagataggagacgaggtactggcggaattaaagctgcgaggacgagCCATTAGTCGTcgttgggtagttcagatggtatagcacttacccgcgaaaggcggtggtcccgagttcgagtttctgtTCGGAACACAGTCacaatatgtcaggaagtttcatatcagcgcacactccactgcagagtgcaaGTTTCATTCTGGATATTGGTTAAACGGTTACTAACTTCAACTTAGGACGGCAATGAAGCTTACCAAGTAATGGAgtactaaaccaaaatgttgatgaagttgaacacatatatttgaaAATATGAATGGTACGTGAAAGTTCTTGATTGTCAATGTAATTCGAAAATAATATACAACAATAGCATCAAATAATATGACAGGACGCCTAAAAGCAAGGGTAGGAAATAAACACGTGAGTTTATAGAAAAGAAGTGAGAATACATCATAAACAGTATTGAAAGATTGCTCACAGATTTTGTTTcgtttaataaaataaatataactaaTGCTTTCTTACGGAAAAAAGGACATCCACAGTCATCTCGAGGATCTAAGCTCTTATTGACTACATTATGGGgaacgaaaatttttaaaaagtaagaGATGAAGAGGATATAGAGGATATGCCAGATTTTGATCATTTCTTAATAATATATCATACAGATGTAAGCACCATAAGCAGATAGAACTAACTATTGACAGAAGAGAAGGTTTTGAAGGAAATGTATTAACTATATTCACTAACTGCGGACATCATCTGGCATCTGTACCAAAGACACTTGGTCAATAACTAGAGCAGAAAGAATAAGCGCAACATGTAGAGAACGAATGAAAAAAATGTACAAACTTCAGTTAAGCAAGAATTTGAGGACGTTTtaggaagaaagaaaaatgtaataaggaagaaactgttaaaactttGGACATCTGAACTATAGGTTGTAAAGTTATAAAGAAAAGATACGTGTAGCAGTGATGAATGAAAAATAGTTAAGAAAGCCCGTTACaaatagtgcagcgcaggaaataacacaaaatgccaaaaactgcagatgtgaGATGAAGCATGTCGACATCAACCACTGCTAGGAAGAGGGGAAGgtgcagactatgtaaagaaacaccaataccacagaagatgctttgtaaatagaagcgaaacgcatctggtgtagttctttttaattacactgcagtcagctcaagacagatagtACATTATAGCAGCTGCTccggaagatggccacacaaacaaggGTATTAAAGAAAGAAGAATGTTATCTTAAGTGTCTCAATGAACTGCTAGAGGAGAACCATGAAACTTACAAAGAAGAGAAGAATGCAGTAGATCTAGCAGTGAAGCCAGCTCATGAAGAATCTTGGGATACGTTTATTAGTGTAATAGAAGACGATATTCACGGAAGGAGATTGACAGCTTATGAATCAGTGAAGATGCTTaatcaaacagaaaaataaattcctAAAATAAATAACATCCAACAAGCAAAATGGATAGAACATGACATGAACCTGCGGTATGAGCAAACATGTTCCACAGAGAACAAATAAGATGAATTTGAAGTAGGATGCGTGGACGATTTATGTAAAGATGAACTACGAGAAGCCCTTAACTCCTCAACGTATAGAAGAGCTAAAGGTGTTCATGGCATGAACGCTGAACTGCTGAAATATGGGGTCAACCTTCTACAATAGTGTATTCAGTATGCTGAACACGAGATACCAAGTTAATGCAAGAATAGTGAACCAGAGGTTAAAATTATAGCTGAGACTTTATTAGAATAACAAATGCGATTTCGGATGGGCAGGTCGACAACAGGTGCAATATTTGTAATTATACAAACAGTCGGAAAACAGAGAGAACATAATAGGAAAACCCATTTAGCGTACAGTGATTTTATTAAGGAATTCGATAATGTTCACAGAAATATAATGCAGATAATTATGAAAAAAGTCTCCACAACACCAAATAACCGTTTTAAAATATCTGTACGAACAAACGATTGTAAATTTAGCTGTAAATGGTACTGTACAGTCACAAAGTAGCTAGGGAGACAAGCGTGCAGCACTTCACCtatggtttttaatttttatttgcacaACGCTTTTCGGAAACGGAAGGAGATTTTTAACAGTGCTcgaattgcttttttttttctccagacaagGCCACCCTGTTGTCAGAGAATGAAGGTGACCTTCAAATCGGGATTCATTTA contains these protein-coding regions:
- the LOC126262951 gene encoding luciferin sulfotransferase-like isoform X3 yields the protein MKTIFGLCRSQSVTARNVDLVDRFPCLEFNSILLRIPEVSYAVDLCDRMERPRFIMSHLPVELLPDGLWTVKPKVIYVGRNPKDTAVSLYNHYKLTSHYSGTMEGFMNAFLGNVIFYTPYWNHVLGFWKKRGESHLLFNTVEEMKQCLQEIIKRTADFLGKRLTDQEVNMLMEHLETFQSLRRFTGLRIAASGEDPLGTGNDDVDGRLTPDMLARFDRWSEESLQGTGYTGPV